One Branchiostoma floridae strain S238N-H82 chromosome 1, Bfl_VNyyK, whole genome shotgun sequence genomic region harbors:
- the LOC118427201 gene encoding RNA-binding protein Nova-1-like isoform X2, protein MAGGSDGQGGPEDGQLLLKVLIPSYAAGSIIGKGGQTIVQLQKETGATIKLSKSNDFYPGTTERIVVITGSEDSLKSVHKFLMEKISQAPQPPAKSPSEQNANNNRAKQVKIVVPNSTAGLIIGKGGATIKFIMEQTGSRVQISQKATNGINLPERVITITGEPEQNDKACAFIVNKIVEDPQSGSCPNISYATYTGPVANANPTGSPYASPMSPLQNGSASPTALAAQSLSNLGFSLGAAGLGPVGQADAAAAHITAALNTLATYGYSNITGGLGVSLGGGAATLPTAVGVTNGASPPATLLTNYSSNGTATNGVRESSGFNGTSSAANGYNIGALGNANAAAFGAGSLGALGAFSGAAGLLGLANTEKLLDGSKNVVELEVPENLVGAILGKGGKTLVEFQEYSGARIQISKKGEFTPGTNNRKVTITGTPAATQTAQYLVRARIAQEEAMRAKKQQQK, encoded by the exons ATGGCAGGGGGCAGCGACGGTCAGGGAG GGCCCGAGGACGGGCAGCTCCTTCTCAAGGTGCTGATCCCCAGTTACGCCGCCGGCTCTATCATCGGAAAGGGTGGTCAGACCATCGTGCAGCTACAGAAAGAGACGGGAGCGACGATAAAGCTCTCCAAATCCAATGATTTCTACCCAG GAACGACAGAGAGGATAGTTGTGATTACTGGCAGTGAGGATTCACTGAAAAGTGTCCACAAGTTCCTCATGGAGAAAATCAGCCAAGCACCACAGCCCCCTGCCAAGTCACCCAGTGAACAAAATGCCAACAACAACCGTGccaaacag GTGAAAATTGTAGTTCCCAACAGTACGGCGGGATTGATCATAGGAAAAGGTGGAGCTACCATCAAGTTCATAATGGAGCAGACGGGGTCGCGTGTTCAGATCTCACAGAAAGCCACCAATGGCATCAATCTTCCAGAGCGGGTAATCACCATCACAGGCGAACCGGAGCAGAATGACAAAGCATGTGCTTTCATTGTTAACAAAATTGTGGAGGATCCACAGAGTGGAAGCTGTCCGAATATCAGCTATGCCACATACACTGGACCTGTAGCCAATGCGAACCCCACTGGTTCTCCTTATGCTAGTCCCATGTCACCACTACAAAACGGCAGTGCTTCTCCCACTGCCCTGGCAGCACAGAGCCTGTCCAATCTTGGGTTTAGCTTAGGAGCTGCAGGTTTGGGGCCTGTGGGTCAGGCGGATGCAGCAGCTGCGCACATCACAGCTGCGCTCAACACACTAGCTACTTACGGCTATTCCAACATTACAGGTGGATTGGGGGTGAGTTTGGGAGGGGGGGCGGCAACACTCCCTACGGCAGTCGGCGTCACGAACGGGGCCAGCCCGCCAGCAACGTTACTGACAAACTACAGTAGTAATGGCACGGCCACCAATGGTGTGAGAGAGAGCTCAGGTTTTAACGGCACCTCCAGTGCGGCCAATGGGTATAACATAGGCGCTCTGGGTAACGCCAATGCTGCCGCCTTTGGGGCTGGTTCCTTGGGTGCCCTGGGAGCGTTCAGTGGAGCTGCAGGCTTGTTGGGGTTGGCCAACACTGAGAAACTTTTGGATGGGTCCAAAAATGTGGTAGAGTTAGAAGTACCCGAAAACTTGGTGGGAGCCATTTTGGGGAAGGGAGGCAAAACGCTAGTGGAGTTCCAGGAGTACAGTGGGGCTCGCATCCAGATTTCCAAGAAAGGGGAGTTCACCCCTGgcacaaacaacagaaaagtgACTATAACAGGAACCCCTGCTGCCACCCAGACTGCACAGTACCTGGTCAGAGCACGGATTGCACAAGAGGAAGCCATGAGAGCCAAGAAGCAGCAGCAGAAGTAG
- the LOC118427201 gene encoding RNA-binding protein Nova-1-like isoform X1 — protein sequence MLEWQSACGSAMASDFQDGGTHVAGVPALDVDPTDSRKRPLEGAVEMGNSKRSNFGGEGGPEDGQLLLKVLIPSYAAGSIIGKGGQTIVQLQKETGATIKLSKSNDFYPGTTERIVVITGSEDSLKSVHKFLMEKISQAPQPPAKSPSEQNANNNRAKQVKIVVPNSTAGLIIGKGGATIKFIMEQTGSRVQISQKATNGINLPERVITITGEPEQNDKACAFIVNKIVEDPQSGSCPNISYATYTGPVANANPTGSPYASPMSPLQNGSASPTALAAQSLSNLGFSLGAAGLGPVGQADAAAAHITAALNTLATYGYSNITGGLGVSLGGGAATLPTAVGVTNGASPPATLLTNYSSNGTATNGVRESSGFNGTSSAANGYNIGALGNANAAAFGAGSLGALGAFSGAAGLLGLANTEKLLDGSKNVVELEVPENLVGAILGKGGKTLVEFQEYSGARIQISKKGEFTPGTNNRKVTITGTPAATQTAQYLVRARIAQEEAMRAKKQQQK from the exons ATGTTGGAGTGGCAGAGTGCGTGCGGCAGTGCAATGGCCTCGGACTTCCAGGATGGGGGCACGCACGTAGCGGGAGTACCCGCGCTGGATGTCGACCCTACGGACTCCCGTAAGAGACCGTTGGAGGGAGCAGTTGAGATGGGAAACTCGAAGCGATCGAACTTCGGTGGGGAAGGAG GGCCCGAGGACGGGCAGCTCCTTCTCAAGGTGCTGATCCCCAGTTACGCCGCCGGCTCTATCATCGGAAAGGGTGGTCAGACCATCGTGCAGCTACAGAAAGAGACGGGAGCGACGATAAAGCTCTCCAAATCCAATGATTTCTACCCAG GAACGACAGAGAGGATAGTTGTGATTACTGGCAGTGAGGATTCACTGAAAAGTGTCCACAAGTTCCTCATGGAGAAAATCAGCCAAGCACCACAGCCCCCTGCCAAGTCACCCAGTGAACAAAATGCCAACAACAACCGTGccaaacag GTGAAAATTGTAGTTCCCAACAGTACGGCGGGATTGATCATAGGAAAAGGTGGAGCTACCATCAAGTTCATAATGGAGCAGACGGGGTCGCGTGTTCAGATCTCACAGAAAGCCACCAATGGCATCAATCTTCCAGAGCGGGTAATCACCATCACAGGCGAACCGGAGCAGAATGACAAAGCATGTGCTTTCATTGTTAACAAAATTGTGGAGGATCCACAGAGTGGAAGCTGTCCGAATATCAGCTATGCCACATACACTGGACCTGTAGCCAATGCGAACCCCACTGGTTCTCCTTATGCTAGTCCCATGTCACCACTACAAAACGGCAGTGCTTCTCCCACTGCCCTGGCAGCACAGAGCCTGTCCAATCTTGGGTTTAGCTTAGGAGCTGCAGGTTTGGGGCCTGTGGGTCAGGCGGATGCAGCAGCTGCGCACATCACAGCTGCGCTCAACACACTAGCTACTTACGGCTATTCCAACATTACAGGTGGATTGGGGGTGAGTTTGGGAGGGGGGGCGGCAACACTCCCTACGGCAGTCGGCGTCACGAACGGGGCCAGCCCGCCAGCAACGTTACTGACAAACTACAGTAGTAATGGCACGGCCACCAATGGTGTGAGAGAGAGCTCAGGTTTTAACGGCACCTCCAGTGCGGCCAATGGGTATAACATAGGCGCTCTGGGTAACGCCAATGCTGCCGCCTTTGGGGCTGGTTCCTTGGGTGCCCTGGGAGCGTTCAGTGGAGCTGCAGGCTTGTTGGGGTTGGCCAACACTGAGAAACTTTTGGATGGGTCCAAAAATGTGGTAGAGTTAGAAGTACCCGAAAACTTGGTGGGAGCCATTTTGGGGAAGGGAGGCAAAACGCTAGTGGAGTTCCAGGAGTACAGTGGGGCTCGCATCCAGATTTCCAAGAAAGGGGAGTTCACCCCTGgcacaaacaacagaaaagtgACTATAACAGGAACCCCTGCTGCCACCCAGACTGCACAGTACCTGGTCAGAGCACGGATTGCACAAGAGGAAGCCATGAGAGCCAAGAAGCAGCAGCAGAAGTAG